One part of the Burkholderiales bacterium genome encodes these proteins:
- the amrS gene encoding AmmeMemoRadiSam system radical SAM enzyme, which produces MNHPGKYWHKLDDGRIQCDLCPRDCRLHEGQRGACFVRQRLDDAMVLTTYGRSSGFCIDPIEKKPLNHFYPGSSVLSFGTAGCNLACKFCQNWDISKSKEMDTLADTASADAIAESAVAHGCKSVAFTYNDPVIFAEYAMDVADACRARGIKTVAVTAGYMHDAPRRDFYAKMDAANVDLKAFTNEFYFKLCGAQLQPILDTLKYLKHETRVWLEITTLLIPGKNDSDEEIRNESQWIARELGLDVPLHFTAFHPDYKMTDLPPTPPHTLSRARAIAQQEGLQYVYTGNVFDTEGGTTYCAACKTPLIARDWHRIVSYRVTDDGKCPGCATPLAGEFAQFTRQFGNRRIPVAIRAFH; this is translated from the coding sequence ATGAATCACCCAGGGAAATATTGGCACAAGCTGGACGACGGCCGCATTCAATGCGACCTTTGTCCTCGTGATTGCCGCCTGCACGAAGGGCAGCGCGGCGCCTGCTTCGTGCGCCAGCGGTTGGACGATGCCATGGTGCTAACGACTTACGGCCGTTCCTCAGGATTTTGCATTGATCCCATAGAGAAAAAACCGCTCAATCATTTTTATCCCGGCTCGAGCGTGCTGTCGTTCGGCACTGCCGGGTGCAATCTGGCGTGTAAATTCTGCCAGAACTGGGATATCAGTAAGTCCAAAGAAATGGATACCCTTGCAGATACCGCCTCGGCTGATGCCATTGCTGAGTCCGCGGTTGCTCATGGTTGTAAGAGCGTCGCTTTTACCTACAATGACCCGGTGATTTTCGCTGAATACGCCATGGACGTCGCGGATGCCTGTCGCGCACGCGGTATTAAGACGGTCGCGGTTACTGCAGGCTACATGCACGATGCGCCGCGCCGGGACTTCTATGCCAAAATGGATGCCGCCAATGTAGACCTCAAGGCATTCACCAACGAATTCTATTTCAAGCTTTGCGGCGCCCAGCTACAACCGATCCTGGATACACTCAAGTACCTCAAACATGAAACCCGTGTCTGGTTAGAAATCACCACGCTGCTGATCCCCGGCAAGAATGACAGCGATGAGGAAATTCGCAATGAATCGCAGTGGATCGCGCGCGAGCTGGGACTGGATGTGCCGCTGCATTTCACCGCATTCCATCCCGATTACAAGATGACGGACCTGCCGCCGACTCCGCCGCACACATTAAGCCGAGCGCGAGCCATTGCTCAGCAAGAAGGATTGCAATATGTCTATACCGGCAATGTGTTCGATACTGAGGGCGGCACCACTTACTGTGCCGCCTGCAAAACACCGCTTATCGCGCGCGATTGGCATCGCATTGTGAGCTACCGCGTCACGGACGACGGTAAATGCCCCGGCTGCGCCACGCCGCTCGCGGGCGAGTTCGCGCAATTCACCCGGCAGTTTGGCAACCGACGCATCCCGGTTGCGATACGCGCGTTTCATTAA